The DNA segment AACGAACAATTTGCTACAGATGTAACCTCTGTTTCAGGGTAAAATCCAGGAACCTTTGGCTTTGGCATTAATTTATCGCCATTCTACAATAATACCACTGAAGACATGTCTGGCCTATCTTTTGGTCTTTGTTGCACACATAATAGGCCTATTTGTATGCATCGTATGACTTCAGAGGGTGAGCATTGTTCTTCTAAAATTTCATCCAACATTTCCAATGCCCTCTCTTCAGTCCATAATCTCCATGCCAAAGATGGCAAGAATTAAATTAGTGGGGGGTTGgaaataattcaatttatatatatatatatatatatatatatatatatatgttaattagAAACATAATCATATCAGTATGCTTACATGTCCAAGAAGATTATTGTAGTGCCCCGGGTCCAAAAAATCTGTTTTTCTTCCCACTTACAATCTCTAGTAGTATCACACCGTAACTAAAGACATCTAATTTAATCGAGAAATGTCCACGTGCAGCATACTCACAGGCATGTAACCACTGGAAATTAAATTTTCacagaaaaaaatacttaaaacttGACAAggtaatacaaaaaaattataattatattgaaaCTTACTATGTTCCAGCCACCCTATTTGTGTTTGCCTCAACTTGATCTCCCAAAAATGATCCAGCTAAGCCAAAGTCTTATATTTTGGGATCCAAATTTGCATCTAGTAAAATATTATCAGTTTTAAGATCTTTGATAGAGAGACAGAGGTGCAAGAAGCAACTAATAGTGGACCTAGCAAAGAGGGGGTGCAACTAgaagaaataacaaaaagaaCCATCACCAAGTCTGCATGTGTGATCGTGGCTGAGTTGGCAAGGAGGAAATCTACAGGATCATGGTTGTCGAGAATTAGGagacaacaataacaaaatcCATTTTCTTGTAATCTTTTCCTAGCACAGAATCACAATTCTGTTAGGGAATTTATACTATAAATATGCATGTATAATAAAGCTGCAAATCATGAATGAGAAATACAAAATTCTTTCCCTTtaactttcttcttctcttcttcttctctaggAGGTGTTGGCCCTCGAAGCCAGCTAAAAGCACTGCAACTATCAtttttggtgctttcattgagagCCCATGGCTATCTTCCGTGGCTGTCACACCAGCTTCAACTATCGCAACTCACACCACCAGCCAAACAGAGCTCCCATGGCTTGCTTCCATGGCTACCATTCCAGCCAAAACCACCGCAATTCACAACACCCATCAAATCACCTTGAACTTTCTTCCGATGGTGTGGACCGCCTCGAGGCTGCCTTGGCCAAACTTACCTTCAGCCAACTCAATCCCGCTGCTACCGTCGACACCTTGGCCACCACCATCGACAACCTTCTTCAACGACTGAGCCCTCACAATCCCACTCCATATTTTTCATCAACCGTCCCCGTGTAGGCATCAGCCGCCATCATATCGACTCCGCTCATGTCAACTCCGCGGCTCATGCCGACTTCGCCGCCCATGCCACCACCGCCGCCCATGCCGACTCCGTCACCCATGCCGACTCTGCTACCCATGCCACCTCCGTCGTCCATGCCGCCTCCGCTTCCCATGCCGACTGTGCCTCTATGTCCCGCACCCGTGCAACCATTCCTTCAACCATTGTCGGGTTCGCTTCCTATGCTTGTTCTTCATCTGCCCAATCTCGGTCTCGTTCGCACCACAATTTTCTTCAACAAGTTCTTCAACATTGTACCTCTTTATGGGGCTGCTATGGCCACATACAAGCTTCAATCAGTTGCATTTGCATTATCTCAACTGTTAAACCGGGTGCAATTCGTCGGAATAGACCTTGGGATCGCGACATCACTTTTGGAAGCCATGCGTTGAACCccaacaccttgaggacaaggtatTTTTGCAAGGGCCGTGGAATGATAAAGAGAGAGGTGCAAGAAGCAACTAATAGTGGACCTAGCAACAAGGGGGTGCAGctagaaggaaaaacaaaaagaaccatCATCAAGCCTGCATGTGTGATCGTGGCTGAGTTGGCAAGAAGGAAATCTACAAGATCATGGTTGTCGAGAATTAGGggacaacaataacaaaatcCATTTGCTTGTAATCTTTTCCTAGCACAGAATCACAATTCTGTTAGGAAATTCACACTATAAATATGCACGTGTAATAAAGCTGCAGATCATGAATGAGAAATACAAAATTCCTTCCCTctagctttcttcttcttcttcaggagGTGTTGGCCCTCAAAGCCAGCTACAAGCATTGCATCTATCATTCTCTATAAATAATTCTCAGCGAAGAGTCTTGATGGAGATAGAGAAATCCTCGAGCAATGCCAGTAATAAATAACGGTGAAATGCTTATGCCAATCTAGCaacttcctttttgtttcatctaGTCATATACACACATGTATTTAGCATAGTAGTTGCAGTCTTCATAATTCCATAAACTACATATAAGACGTAAGAAGACTGAAATAGATGTATGTTTAAAACAAATCATAAGGGCTCCAACCAAAAACAAAGTAGTCCAAGCTGTGGTTGGGCATGtattcataaatcaaaattttttcttctccttcgaTGCAGAAACCAAGAAGTTTTACAAGATTACAGTGCTGAAGTTTGGAAATCAATGCCATTGCATTCTTAAACTCTTCCAACCCTTGTCCAGACTTTTCACACATAAAGCTTTCCCATCTATCAGGGTTCCCTGAAATTTTTTCTTCAGCTATAGTTAGAAAGCTTTTCAGGAAAATATAAGTTCTGGATAATAGTTTTCTATATCACCTTGTACACTGGTCCAAAGCCACCTTCTCCAAGCTTGTTTTTGTTTGAGAAGTTTTCAGAGGCGTTAGCTAAAACTGACAAACCAAAAGTTGGCAAATCAGCATCTTCCTTTCTCTGTATGTTTTTGTAATTGTTGCTGTAAAATTTTCTTGCAGACCCTGGTTGgtggaaaaataaaagtgtgtaACCATTGACACATGTTACATTTATTTGCATAATAACCTGTGTGAGACACTAAACTATATATACTTACCATGATGATTTTTAATCATCAATATGCATACACATGTAATGATTAATCTAAAAATAGTCACACCAACAATGATTCCTAGTATCTTATTCTTCATGTTTCCATGGCCAACATGATCTAAAAGAAACAGAACAAGATCAGTCAACAACTGTAAATATAAGAAGTTCTATTGCTTGAAGCTGAGAAAGTTAGTCTAATTTCTATAGGTTGAGTGGGTGTTACAACTAGAGGCATAGCACGAGACAACACAGAGGAACCAAAGGCAATAGCAGAACCACATTCAGAAACAATTCAAGGAATAGAATTAAGGCCAAAGAGGGCAATTGTCAAGCCTCCGTACCTAAGGGATTTTGTGGAAAAGTGAGTGGAGGCAAGGTGCCCTGCAGTGACACGCAACATGATCCTCAAATCCTTAGATTCTGTTTGTCCGCTGAGGTGG comes from the Glycine soja cultivar W05 chromosome 6, ASM419377v2, whole genome shotgun sequence genome and includes:
- the LOC114416265 gene encoding classical arabinogalactan protein 4-like, which codes for MSTPRLMPTSPPMPPPPPMPTPSPMPTLLPMPPPSSMPPPLPMPTVPLCPAPVQPFLQPLSGSLPMLVLHLPNLGLVRTTIFFNKFFNIVPLYGAAMATYKLQSVAFALSQLLNRVQFVGIDLGIATSLLEAMR